From the genome of Gryllotalpicola protaetiae:
CGGCTCGAACACGAGCATCGGCGCCGGCAGGCAGAAGTCGACGATGTTGCGGTCGAGCGTGCCCGTCTCGGGCTTGAGGGGCAGCACGAGAACGGATGCCGCGCACAGCGCCAGCAGCGCGGCGGCGATCACCAATGTGGCGGCCGTTCCGATCGATGCGGACACCGCGCCCCAGAGGAACGAGCCGATCGCCTGGCTCCCCATGAAGACGAGCAGGTAGACGGCGAGCCCACGAGCGCGCACCCACGCCGGCAGGGTGAGCTGCATGTCGGCGTTGAGGGTCGTGAGCGTGCCGATCCACGCGATGCCGGAGAACAGCAGCAGAGGCAGCACCACAGGCAACGGCCAGAGCACGGTCGCGAGCGTGCCGAGCCCGAAGACCACCGCAGAGCCTGCGAGGGTGACGCTCGAATGAAGGCGGCGGCGGATCACCGGCATCAGCACGACGCCGATCAGCGAGCCGACGCCGAGCACCGCGAGCAGCAGCCCGTAGCCGCCGGCGCTCAAACGCAGCGGGTCGCGCGCGGCATCCGGCAGCAGCGCCCAGAGTGCGCTCGCAGGGAACGCGAACAGGGCTGAGCGCAGCAGGATGCGGCGCACGACCGGCCCGTTGGCGACGTATCTGAGGCCGGTCGTCAGCGACCACCACAGGCGCTCGCGGCCGGTCGAAGCATCCGACCGCTCGCGTCGCCATGCGACCAGCGCGACCAGCACGAGAACAAAAGACACAGCGTTGAGCAGGAAGACCAGCGATGGGCCGGTCGCCGCGACGATGACGCCCGCGATCGCCGGCCCGATCGCGCGGGCCGCGTTGACCGTCACGCTGCCGAGCGCGCTCGCCGACGCGAGCTCTGAGCGCGGCACCAGCTCGGGCTGGATCGCCTGCCACGCGGGACCTGTGAGCGCGCTCGCGCAGCCGAGCAGAAAGGTGAGCGTGAGCAGTCCCCACGGCGTCAGCCCGCCCGCGTAGCTGATCGCGGTGAGAATCCCGGCGAGCACCGTCGCCGCGCCGTTGCTCACGAGCAGCAGCACGCGCCGATCGAACTGGTCGGCGAACACCCCGGCGAGCAGGCTCAGCAGCAGGGTGGGAAGCAGGCTCGCGGTCTGCACCCACGCGACCAGCGCCGACGAGTGCGACTGCTCGACGAGGAACCACTGGGCGCCGACGGTCTGCATCCAGACACCGATGTTGCTGCCGAGCTGCGCGAGCCACAGCCAGCGGAACATCGGGTGCGCGAGCGGCGCCCACGCCGAGCCGCCGGGAGGTCGCGCGGGGACCGTCGTCATGGCCACAGTCTGCTGTGGCCGTTCAGGCCAGACAAGTACGATCGAGGGCGTGAGCACCACCGCGACCGGCACACTGACCGACCACCGCGCCGAGTTCCAGTCGGCGTACGACGAGCTGAAGGCGCGCGGGCTGAAGCTCGACCTCACGCGCGGCAAGCCGGCGGCCGACCAGCTGGCGCTGTCCGACGCGCTGCTCGCACTTCCCGGCGATGGTGAATACACGGATGCCGCGGGCACCGACCTGCGCAACTACGGCGGCCCGAACGGGCTGCCCGAGCTGCGCGCGATCTTCTCAGAGCTGCTGCAGGTCCCGGTGCCGCAGCTGCTCGCGCTCGGCAACTCGTCGCTCACGCTGATGCACGACGTGCTGACCTTCGCGATGCTGCACGGAGTGCCCGGGTCGGAGCGACCGTGGGGGCGTGAGGAGACCGTGTCGTTCCTCTGCCCGGTTCCCGGCTACGACCGCCACTTCGCGATCACCGAGGCACTGGGCGTGCGCTTGATCCCGGTGCCGCTGAACGAGGACGGGCCCGACATCGCCGCGGTCAAGGCGGCGATCGCCGTCGACGCGACGATCAAGGGCATCTGGTGCGTGCCGGTGTACTCGAACCCGACCGGCGA
Proteins encoded in this window:
- a CDS encoding MFS transporter; translation: MTTVPARPPGGSAWAPLAHPMFRWLWLAQLGSNIGVWMQTVGAQWFLVEQSHSSALVAWVQTASLLPTLLLSLLAGVFADQFDRRVLLLVSNGAATVLAGILTAISYAGGLTPWGLLTLTFLLGCASALTGPAWQAIQPELVPRSELASASALGSVTVNAARAIGPAIAGVIVAATGPSLVFLLNAVSFVLVLVALVAWRRERSDASTGRERLWWSLTTGLRYVANGPVVRRILLRSALFAFPASALWALLPDAARDPLRLSAGGYGLLLAVLGVGSLIGVVLMPVIRRRLHSSVTLAGSAVVFGLGTLATVLWPLPVVLPLLLFSGIAWIGTLTTLNADMQLTLPAWVRARGLAVYLLVFMGSQAIGSFLWGAVSASIGTAATLVIAAALLALCAASVLVLPLKPETGTLDRNIVDFCLPAPMLVFEPEPTDGPVLVTRSYQVPPAQAAGFAGAMGFVEQTQRRVGASSWRLYRSGEHADEFREEFTVRSWSEYQAQLGSRWTVYDRDRFGDALAFAGEPPVEEHFFAQPVGGASAGYPQVMSDEDMTEPDDQDDDDEELAPESTDKLDDPPERRAPGEQR